One window of the Dehalococcoidia bacterium genome contains the following:
- a CDS encoding 3-isopropylmalate dehydratase small subunit → MKLRGKVHKYGANVDTDAVIPARYLNVSDPKELAMHCMEDIDIEFVSRVQPGDIIVATTNFGSGSSREHAPLAIKASGVSCVIAKSFARIFYRNAINIGLPILECAAAVENCESGDILEVELATGDIWNVTRGSHFKAEPFPDFMLELILAGGLIEHTKRKIGGRRK, encoded by the coding sequence TTGAAGCTGCGAGGTAAAGTGCACAAATATGGGGCCAATGTCGATACCGATGCCGTCATTCCGGCGCGCTATCTGAACGTCTCCGATCCGAAAGAACTGGCCATGCACTGCATGGAAGATATCGATATTGAGTTTGTCAGCCGGGTTCAGCCGGGCGATATCATCGTGGCAACCACCAACTTCGGCAGCGGCTCATCGAGAGAGCACGCCCCGCTGGCGATAAAAGCCTCAGGCGTAAGTTGTGTGATCGCCAAGAGTTTTGCCCGGATATTCTATCGCAATGCCATCAACATCGGTTTGCCGATCCTTGAATGCGCTGCAGCCGTGGAGAACTGTGAATCCGGCGATATCCTGGAGGTGGAACTGGCCACCGGAGATATCTGGAATGTAACCCGGGGATCGCATTTCAAAGCCGAGCCTTTCCCGGACTTCATGCTGGAGCTGATATTGGCGGGAGGGCTCATCGAACACACTAAAAGGAAGATCGGAGGCAGGAGGAAATAG